The Sagittula sp. P11 genome window below encodes:
- a CDS encoding GNAT family N-acetyltransferase, producing the protein MENNDISIRPFDGVADTERLSDIWFAASLKAHPFIGEPKLVEQRTLIEETYLPKSETWVACCGGDAVGFISLLGNFVGGIFIAPDRQGLGIGRKLIAHALALKGELSLEVYTANEQAVRFYRTLGFTEVSRRDVDDSGDPYPNAALHLRA; encoded by the coding sequence ATGGAGAACAACGACATATCGATCCGGCCCTTCGATGGGGTGGCGGATACCGAAAGACTGTCGGACATCTGGTTTGCCGCCTCCCTCAAGGCGCATCCCTTCATCGGTGAACCGAAGCTCGTGGAACAGCGCACGCTGATCGAGGAGACATACCTGCCGAAATCGGAGACCTGGGTCGCCTGTTGCGGCGGGGACGCGGTCGGCTTCATCAGCCTGCTCGGCAATTTTGTCGGCGGGATCTTCATTGCGCCCGATCGGCAAGGTCTGGGCATCGGCCGCAAGCTGATTGCCCATGCGTTGGCCTTGAAGGGAGAGCTGTCGCTGGAGGTCTACACCGCCAACGAGCAGGCCGTCCGCTTCTACCGCACGCTCGGCTTTACCGAGGTGTCGCGCCGGGATGTGGACGATTCCGGTGATCCATACCCCAACGCGGCGCTTCATCTGAGGGCGTGA
- a CDS encoding efflux RND transporter periplasmic adaptor subunit: protein MRIVSIITAILVAAVLYGVVLKRDALLSWTARLSPSAEERAEAATDPAPAPEVAPVESAMEARETPENAVRVMANRSVAQEIDSAVQLRGETQALRQVEVRAETAGKVISTPLRKGALVEEGQLLCELDPGTREVTLMEARARLAEAKAMVPEARARLAEAEAQIPAARARITEAEAAVPAAEAALLEARAGIPAAEASQKEAEARVPEVEARLEEAKARVPEAESRLAEAEAAVPAAEARLREAEAAVPAAEAALEEAESRVPEAEARVRQAEAQVREAEINLTAASSLAKDGFAAQTRLASAEAAYETAKASVQTAQAGLKAAASGIQAARSGLEGAHAGVETARSNIEAARAAVQAARSGIRNAEAGVIAARTQIENAKAGVQTAQSQVEGARARVSTALSNVEGAKAAVISANSQLEGAQAGIQSARTGEESALSAIQSAEAAVAAAQKDIDRLSITAPFAGLLETDTAELGALMQPGSACATVIQLDPVKIVAYVPETSVSRIDLGAQAGARLADGREVAGIVAFVSRSADPATRTFRVELEVANPDLTIRDGQTADILIEAEGAKGHLVAQSTLTLDDEGALGVRTVTEEETAKFIPVTILRDTREGVWVTGLPDTVDLIVLGQEYVTDGVPVVPSFEEVIQ from the coding sequence ATGCGAATTGTGTCCATCATCACGGCGATCCTTGTCGCGGCCGTCCTCTACGGTGTGGTCCTGAAACGCGATGCGCTGCTTTCCTGGACCGCGCGGCTGTCCCCCTCTGCCGAGGAGCGCGCCGAGGCCGCCACCGATCCGGCCCCCGCCCCCGAAGTGGCCCCTGTCGAAAGCGCCATGGAGGCGCGCGAGACGCCTGAAAACGCGGTCCGGGTGATGGCCAACCGCTCCGTCGCGCAGGAAATCGACAGCGCCGTGCAGCTCCGCGGCGAGACGCAGGCCCTGCGCCAGGTCGAGGTCCGCGCCGAAACCGCAGGCAAGGTGATTTCCACGCCCCTGCGCAAGGGCGCCCTCGTCGAAGAGGGACAGCTTCTGTGTGAACTCGATCCCGGCACCCGCGAGGTCACGCTGATGGAGGCGCGTGCCCGTCTGGCGGAGGCAAAGGCCATGGTGCCCGAGGCCCGCGCCCGCCTGGCTGAGGCAGAGGCCCAGATCCCCGCCGCCCGCGCCCGCATCACGGAGGCCGAGGCCGCCGTTCCCGCCGCCGAAGCAGCCCTGCTCGAAGCGCGCGCCGGCATCCCCGCGGCCGAGGCATCGCAGAAGGAGGCCGAGGCCCGCGTGCCGGAGGTCGAGGCCCGTCTCGAAGAGGCCAAGGCCCGCGTCCCCGAAGCCGAATCCCGGCTGGCAGAGGCCGAGGCCGCCGTCCCCGCCGCAGAGGCCCGCCTGAGGGAGGCCGAAGCCGCCGTCCCCGCCGCCGAAGCCGCGCTGGAAGAGGCCGAATCCCGTGTCCCCGAGGCCGAGGCCCGCGTCCGGCAGGCCGAGGCTCAGGTCCGCGAGGCCGAGATCAACCTGACCGCCGCCAGCTCGCTCGCCAAGGATGGCTTCGCCGCCCAGACCCGCCTCGCCTCCGCCGAAGCCGCCTACGAGACCGCCAAGGCCTCCGTCCAGACCGCGCAGGCCGGGCTGAAGGCCGCCGCCTCCGGCATCCAGGCCGCCCGTTCCGGCCTCGAAGGCGCCCACGCCGGGGTCGAGACCGCGCGCAGCAACATCGAGGCCGCCCGCGCCGCGGTGCAGGCTGCCCGCTCCGGCATCCGCAACGCCGAGGCCGGGGTGATCGCCGCCCGGACCCAGATCGAGAACGCCAAGGCCGGGGTCCAGACCGCCCAGAGCCAGGTCGAGGGCGCCCGCGCCCGCGTCTCCACCGCGCTCTCGAACGTCGAGGGCGCGAAGGCCGCCGTGATCTCCGCCAACAGCCAGCTCGAAGGCGCGCAGGCCGGGATCCAGTCCGCGAGGACCGGCGAGGAAAGCGCCCTCTCGGCCATCCAGTCCGCCGAGGCCGCCGTGGCCGCCGCGCAGAAGGACATCGACCGCCTGTCGATCACCGCCCCCTTCGCGGGCCTGCTGGAGACCGATACCGCCGAACTGGGCGCGCTGATGCAGCCCGGCTCCGCCTGCGCGACGGTCATCCAGCTCGACCCGGTGAAGATCGTGGCCTACGTGCCGGAAACCTCCGTCTCGCGCATCGACCTCGGCGCGCAGGCCGGGGCGCGCCTTGCCGACGGGCGCGAGGTCGCGGGCATCGTCGCCTTCGTCTCCCGCTCCGCCGATCCGGCCACCCGCACCTTCCGCGTGGAACTGGAGGTCGCCAACCCCGACCTGACCATCCGCGACGGCCAGACCGCCGACATCCTGATCGAGGCCGAAGGCGCCAAGGGCCACCTCGTCGCACAGTCGACCCTCACGCTCGACGACGAGGGCGCGCTCGGCGTGCGCACCGTGACCGAGGAGGAGACGGCGAAGTTCATCCCCGTGACCATCCTGCGCGACACCCGCGAAGGCGTCTGGGTCACCGGCCTGCCGGACACCGTGGACCTGATCGTCCTCGGACAGGAATACGTCACCGACGGCGTCCCCGTGGTGCCCAGCTTCGAGGAAGTGATCCAATGA
- a CDS encoding PQQ-like beta-propeller repeat protein, whose amino-acid sequence MRRKAILLTTLGVLALAGCEEKDPVLAGERLNVRDVLETRAGADEAPQPVSRAFSTPQMVNNASWTQSPVSPSVRTTNAALSSAPQPLFSTPIGTGDSRRMRLDAEPVVADGRIFTMDARSVVKAIGLNGETLWSTDLTPAREKTALGEGGGLAVGGGRLYVTTSYGELVGLDPATGATLWTQGFGNTSTGAPSYADGLVYAVSGDTTAWAVEAADGKVRWQIDGQGDVSNVAGGPAPAFGDQHVVFSYGSGTVQGAFRQGGLRLWSSELLGRRPGVTLAGFDDVTGDPVISGDTVYAGNHSGRVAAMSVYTGERIWEAPYGAEGPMWPAGDSVFFVSDLNQLVRLDAATGQEIWTTDLPGYVPRRKPNKRRDRAYANMGPIMAGGRLIVAGSDGLMRAFNPADGALVQTIDVPGGATTRPIVAGGTLYVVSKKGVLHAYR is encoded by the coding sequence ATGCGGCGCAAGGCTATTCTTCTGACCACGCTGGGTGTGCTGGCTCTGGCCGGCTGCGAGGAGAAGGACCCGGTGCTGGCCGGTGAACGCCTCAACGTGCGCGACGTGCTGGAAACCCGCGCCGGCGCCGACGAGGCGCCGCAGCCGGTGAGCCGCGCGTTCTCCACCCCGCAGATGGTCAACAACGCCAGCTGGACGCAGAGCCCGGTGTCGCCGTCGGTGCGCACCACGAATGCCGCGCTGTCGAGCGCGCCGCAGCCGCTGTTCTCGACGCCGATCGGCACGGGTGACAGCCGCCGCATGCGGCTGGACGCGGAGCCGGTGGTGGCCGACGGGCGGATCTTCACGATGGACGCGCGCAGCGTGGTGAAGGCCATCGGCCTGAACGGCGAAACCCTGTGGTCCACCGACCTGACGCCCGCGCGCGAGAAGACCGCGCTTGGCGAGGGCGGCGGTCTGGCAGTGGGCGGCGGGCGTCTCTATGTCACGACATCCTACGGCGAGCTGGTGGGGCTGGACCCGGCGACGGGCGCGACGCTCTGGACGCAGGGGTTCGGCAACACCTCGACCGGCGCGCCGAGCTATGCCGACGGGCTGGTCTACGCGGTGTCCGGCGACACGACCGCCTGGGCGGTGGAGGCCGCGGATGGCAAGGTGCGCTGGCAGATCGACGGGCAGGGCGACGTGAGCAACGTCGCGGGCGGCCCGGCGCCGGCCTTCGGCGACCAGCACGTGGTCTTTTCCTACGGATCCGGCACGGTGCAGGGCGCCTTCCGGCAGGGCGGCCTGCGGCTCTGGAGTTCCGAGCTGCTGGGGCGGCGTCCGGGCGTGACGCTGGCGGGCTTCGACGACGTGACCGGCGATCCGGTGATCTCGGGCGACACGGTCTATGCGGGCAACCATTCGGGCCGCGTGGCGGCGATGTCGGTCTACACCGGCGAACGGATCTGGGAGGCGCCCTATGGCGCCGAGGGGCCGATGTGGCCCGCCGGGGATTCGGTGTTCTTCGTCTCCGATCTCAACCAGCTTGTCCGTCTCGATGCCGCGACGGGGCAGGAGATCTGGACCACCGATCTGCCGGGCTACGTGCCGCGCCGCAAGCCGAACAAGCGTCGCGACCGGGCCTATGCGAACATGGGGCCGATCATGGCGGGCGGACGGCTGATCGTCGCCGGGTCGGACGGGCTGATGCGAGCCTTCAACCCGGCGGACGGTGCACTGGTCCAGACCATCGACGTACCGGGCGGTGCGACGACGCGGCCGATCGTGGCCGGGGGCACGCTTTATGTCGTCTCCAAGAAGGGCGTGCTGCACGCCTATCGGTGA
- a CDS encoding DUF2256 domain-containing protein, whose protein sequence is MSKAVKKRDLPVKTCATCGRPFTWRKKWAKVWDEVRYCSERCRRERSEKR, encoded by the coding sequence ATGTCAAAGGCTGTGAAGAAACGCGATCTGCCTGTGAAGACCTGCGCCACCTGCGGGCGACCGTTCACGTGGCGCAAGAAGTGGGCGAAGGTCTGGGACGAGGTCCGCTATTGTTCGGAACGGTGCAGGCGGGAGCGGTCCGAAAAGCGGTAG
- a CDS encoding efflux RND transporter permease subunit: MTGIIDWAAARARMVIAFIVLSLAVGGYAYVSLPKEGEPDIEIPALFVSVPFPGISAADSEKLLVKPMETELSDLDGLKTMTGTASEGYAGVALEFEFGWDKTKTLADVRDAMNNAEGQFPDGAEDYSINEINFSEFPILIVNLTGPVPERTLTKVAKDLQDRVEGLDSVLEAGIAGNRDEMVEVVIDPLRLESYNVTAGELIATVQNNNQLIAAGEVETDQGTFAIKIPASFEESQDIYNLPVKTNGQRTVTLGELTDIRLTFEDRKGTARFNGETTVALQVVKRKGFNIIDTANEVRAVIDEAQKAWPPELQAILDIGASNDQSRQVASMVSQLEGSVLTAIALVMIVVLASLGLRPALLVGFAIPTSFLLCFLLLALMGVSISNIVMFGLILAVGMLVDGAIVVVEYADKRIEEGSGPMHAYVEAAHRMFWPVVSSTATTLCAFLPMLFWPGVAGEFMGMLPVTLIFVLSASLVVALVYLPVMGGVSGRWSRNVGRMGNALRAAAPWWLRAALVPVALFGLFVGAMMVLNPDYLGPTEATGFAARLPGVVVFMIFSVISSVVMDAAAPRRKPKRVDGRYRRTLFGHFINFISGNPIMPIVTVGAVVGFVMFTFSYFGTHNNGVEFFVESEPEQAIVYVRARGNLSLTEKDAIVKRAEEIVLNHPGIKNAFAFAGDGGLNNNTGGAEAPKDTIGQVQLETIPWEDRPAYAAAHPEDITLDQLDGDVIIEDLTAKLEQIPGTEIEILAQARGPASGKPLHLRLKGDNWEDLLAAVATARARFEDTPGLTLIEDTRPLPGIDWQIDVDVEKAGLYGADVATVGAMVQLVTRGILLDTMRVESSDEEIDIRVRLPEEYRVLSTLDTLKVRTADGLVPLSNFITRTPVEKLAEINRIDQKRYFDLKADVSPNLFKVPEAGATLRQLVDGAEAKPGHATVTGFEDRRYEVLSLDTGTSPEQLGTALREGDMTAQPITANERIALMTEWLDTRPLPVGIDWEWTGDQEDQAESQAFLQSAFAGALGLMFIILLAQFNSFYNSVLVLLAVVMSVAGVLWGMIIMGQFFSIIMTGTGIVALAGIVVNNNIVLIDTYQEYARYMPRLEAITRTAEDRIRPVLLTTITTMAGLAPMMFGLSLDFFAGGYSIDSPTALWWKNLATAVVFGLGIATVLTLVFTPSMLAIRVWFTTYVKWFAQLLARLSFGRGSRIARDWALAREARRIKAPEILWEEIGRPAPPAEPSTDDPQLNLPLRAAE; encoded by the coding sequence ATGACCGGAATCATCGACTGGGCCGCCGCGCGCGCCCGGATGGTCATCGCCTTCATCGTCCTGTCCCTTGCCGTGGGCGGATACGCTTACGTCAGCCTCCCCAAGGAGGGCGAACCGGACATCGAGATCCCGGCGCTTTTCGTCTCTGTCCCCTTCCCCGGCATCTCGGCCGCCGACAGCGAAAAGCTGCTGGTCAAGCCGATGGAGACGGAGCTGTCCGACCTCGACGGGCTGAAGACCATGACCGGCACCGCCTCCGAAGGCTATGCTGGCGTGGCGCTGGAATTCGAGTTCGGCTGGGACAAGACCAAGACGCTGGCCGATGTCCGCGACGCCATGAACAACGCCGAAGGGCAGTTCCCCGACGGCGCCGAGGACTATTCGATCAACGAGATCAACTTCTCCGAATTTCCCATCCTGATCGTCAACCTGACCGGCCCGGTGCCGGAGCGCACGCTGACCAAGGTCGCCAAGGACCTGCAGGACCGCGTCGAAGGGCTCGATTCCGTGCTGGAGGCCGGGATCGCCGGCAACCGCGACGAGATGGTGGAGGTGGTGATCGACCCGCTCCGCCTCGAAAGCTACAACGTCACCGCGGGCGAGCTGATCGCGACGGTCCAGAACAACAACCAGTTGATCGCCGCGGGCGAGGTGGAAACCGATCAGGGCACCTTTGCCATCAAGATCCCCGCCTCCTTCGAGGAGAGCCAGGACATCTACAACCTGCCGGTCAAGACCAACGGCCAGCGCACCGTGACGCTGGGCGAGCTGACCGACATCCGCCTGACCTTCGAGGACCGCAAGGGCACCGCCCGCTTCAACGGCGAGACGACGGTCGCCCTGCAGGTGGTCAAGCGCAAGGGGTTCAACATCATCGACACCGCCAACGAGGTGCGCGCGGTGATCGACGAGGCGCAGAAGGCATGGCCGCCTGAGCTTCAGGCGATCCTCGATATCGGCGCGTCGAACGACCAGTCGCGGCAGGTGGCCTCCATGGTCAGCCAGCTCGAAGGGTCGGTGCTGACCGCCATCGCGCTGGTGATGATCGTGGTCCTCGCCTCGCTGGGCCTCCGGCCCGCGCTGCTGGTGGGCTTCGCGATCCCGACCTCCTTCCTCTTGTGCTTCCTGCTGCTGGCGCTGATGGGCGTGTCGATCTCCAACATCGTGATGTTCGGTCTGATCCTTGCCGTGGGGATGCTGGTGGACGGCGCGATCGTGGTCGTCGAATACGCCGACAAGCGTATCGAGGAAGGCTCCGGCCCGATGCACGCCTATGTGGAGGCCGCGCACCGCATGTTCTGGCCGGTCGTCTCCTCGACCGCCACGACGCTCTGCGCCTTCCTGCCGATGCTGTTCTGGCCCGGCGTCGCGGGCGAATTCATGGGGATGCTCCCCGTCACGCTGATCTTCGTGCTGTCCGCGTCGCTCGTGGTGGCGCTGGTCTACCTGCCGGTGATGGGCGGCGTCTCGGGCCGCTGGTCGCGCAACGTCGGCCGGATGGGCAACGCCCTGCGCGCCGCCGCGCCCTGGTGGTTGCGCGCGGCGCTGGTGCCGGTGGCGCTGTTCGGGCTGTTCGTCGGCGCGATGATGGTGCTGAACCCCGACTACCTCGGCCCGACGGAGGCCACGGGCTTTGCCGCCCGCCTGCCCGGCGTCGTGGTCTTCATGATCTTCTCGGTCATCTCCTCGGTGGTGATGGATGCCGCCGCGCCGCGCCGCAAACCCAAGCGGGTCGACGGCCGTTACCGTCGCACGCTCTTCGGCCACTTCATCAACTTCATCTCCGGCAACCCGATCATGCCCATCGTCACCGTCGGCGCGGTGGTGGGTTTCGTGATGTTCACCTTCAGCTACTTCGGCACCCACAACAACGGGGTGGAGTTCTTCGTCGAAAGCGAGCCGGAACAGGCCATCGTCTACGTCCGCGCGCGCGGCAACCTCAGCCTGACCGAGAAGGACGCCATCGTGAAGCGGGCCGAGGAGATCGTGCTGAACCACCCCGGCATCAAGAACGCCTTCGCCTTCGCGGGGGACGGCGGACTGAACAACAACACAGGCGGCGCCGAGGCCCCCAAGGACACCATCGGGCAGGTCCAGCTGGAAACCATCCCGTGGGAGGACCGCCCGGCCTATGCCGCCGCCCATCCGGAAGACATCACCCTCGACCAGCTCGACGGCGACGTCATCATCGAGGACCTGACCGCCAAGCTGGAACAGATCCCCGGCACGGAGATCGAGATCCTGGCCCAGGCCCGCGGCCCCGCCTCCGGCAAGCCCTTGCACCTGCGGCTCAAGGGCGACAACTGGGAGGACCTGCTGGCCGCCGTCGCCACTGCCCGCGCCCGGTTCGAGGACACCCCCGGCCTGACCCTGATCGAGGACACGCGCCCCCTGCCCGGCATCGACTGGCAGATCGACGTCGACGTGGAGAAGGCCGGCCTCTACGGCGCCGACGTCGCCACCGTGGGCGCCATGGTCCAGCTTGTCACCCGCGGCATCCTGCTCGACACCATGCGGGTCGAAAGCTCCGACGAGGAAATCGACATCCGCGTCCGCCTGCCGGAGGAATACCGCGTCCTGTCGACCCTCGACACGCTGAAGGTGCGCACCGCCGACGGCCTCGTGCCGCTCTCGAACTTCATCACCCGCACGCCGGTCGAGAAACTGGCCGAGATCAACCGTATCGACCAGAAGCGCTATTTCGACCTGAAGGCCGACGTCAGCCCGAACCTCTTCAAGGTGCCCGAGGCCGGCGCCACCCTCCGCCAGCTTGTCGACGGGGCAGAGGCGAAACCCGGTCACGCCACCGTCACCGGCTTCGAGGACCGCCGCTACGAGGTCCTGTCGCTCGACACTGGCACCTCGCCGGAACAGCTCGGCACGGCGCTGCGCGAGGGCGACATGACCGCCCAGCCGATCACCGCCAACGAGCGCATCGCCCTGATGACCGAGTGGCTCGACACCCGCCCGCTCCCCGTTGGCATCGACTGGGAATGGACCGGCGATCAGGAGGATCAGGCGGAATCCCAGGCCTTCCTGCAATCCGCCTTCGCAGGCGCGCTGGGGCTGATGTTCATCATCCTGCTGGCGCAGTTCAACAGCTTCTACAACTCCGTGCTGGTGCTGCTGGCCGTCGTGATGTCGGTCGCGGGTGTGCTCTGGGGCATGATCATCATGGGACAGTTCTTCTCGATCATCATGACCGGCACCGGGATCGTGGCACTCGCCGGGATCGTGGTGAACAACAACATCGTGCTGATCGACACCTACCAGGAATACGCGCGCTACATGCCGCGGCTGGAGGCGATCACCCGCACCGCCGAGGACCGCATCCGCCCGGTGCTGCTGACCACGATCACGACGATGGCGGGCCTCGCGCCGATGATGTTCGGCCTCAGCCTCGACTTCTTCGCGGGCGGCTACTCCATCGACAGCCCCACCGCGCTCTGGTGGAAGAACCTCGCCACGGCGGTGGTCTTCGGACTTGGCATCGCGACGGTGCTGACGCTGGTCTTCACCCCCTCGATGCTGGCGATCCGCGTCTGGTTCACGACCTACGTCAAGTGGTTCGCCCAGTTGCTCGCCCGCCTGTCCTTCGGCCGCGGCAGCCGCATCGCCCGCGACTGGGCCCTCGCCCGCGAGGCAAGACGCATCAAGGCGCCGGAGATCCTGTGGGAAGAGATCGGCCGCCCTGCCCCGCCCGCAGAACCGTCGACCGACGACCCGCAGCTCAACCTTCCGCTGCGCGCGGCGGAGTAA
- a CDS encoding adenylate kinase, whose translation MPKLYLLGASCSGVSTLGAVLAERLDVPQIDVDDYYWMPTDPPFSVKRDPEERVRLIGARQEIAEDWVLTGSFMGWGDALVEEVDLIVFIHTPTPIRLERLDRREAQRHGARILPGGDMHRSHLAFRDWASRYDDPSFSGRNLVQHERWLEAQGAPVLRLDGQRPVGELATKVLETILGSRDRNNH comes from the coding sequence ATGCCAAAGCTGTATCTGCTGGGGGCCTCGTGCTCCGGCGTGTCGACACTGGGCGCGGTTCTGGCTGAACGACTCGACGTCCCGCAGATCGACGTCGACGATTACTACTGGATGCCGACCGATCCGCCGTTCAGCGTCAAACGCGACCCCGAAGAGCGCGTCCGTTTGATCGGCGCGCGCCAAGAGATCGCCGAGGACTGGGTGCTGACCGGCTCATTCATGGGGTGGGGCGATGCGCTTGTCGAAGAGGTCGATCTGATCGTCTTTATCCATACTCCGACACCGATACGCCTTGAGCGCCTTGATCGGCGCGAGGCACAGCGCCATGGCGCGCGCATTCTGCCGGGCGGCGACATGCACCGATCCCATCTGGCGTTCCGGGACTGGGCGTCCCGGTACGACGATCCGTCCTTTTCCGGGCGCAACCTTGTGCAGCACGAGCGATGGCTGGAGGCGCAAGGCGCGCCGGTTCTTCGCCTCGATGGTCAGCGCCCGGTCGGGGAACTCGCAACAAAGGTTTTGGAGACGATTCTCGGTTCACGTGACCGGAACAATCACTGA
- the der gene encoding ribosome biogenesis GTPase Der, which translates to MSFSLAIVGRPNVGKSTLFNRLVGKRLALVDDQPGVTRDLREGEAKLGDLRFTVIDTAGLENANDDSLPARMRRLTERAVDMADVCLFLIDARAGLLPDDHVFAEILRKRAKHVILAANKAEGSAADAGVFEAFELGLGEPIRLSAEHGEGMPELYSVLAPLADGYEEERADDAPEVDVAVSEDDEDDDSVPVPTRARPLQIAVVGRPNAGKSTLINQIIGEDRLLTGPEAGITRDAISLTHEWGGVPMRIFDTAGMRRRAKVQEKLEKLSVSDGIRAVKFAEVVVVLLDAAIPFETQDLKIADLAEREGRAVVVAVNKWDIEGEKQEKLKWLREQFEHVLPQLRGAPLVTVSARTGKGLDKLQEAVMKAYTVWNRRVSTGQLNRWLEGMISRHPPPAPQGRRIKLRYMTQAKTRPPGFVVMCSHPDKLPESYSRYLVNGLREDFDMPGTPIRLHMRGQGDKNPYKGRRTKNAGALKKHLGSLQKKKD; encoded by the coding sequence ATGTCCTTCTCCCTCGCCATCGTCGGACGCCCCAATGTGGGCAAGTCGACCCTGTTCAACCGTCTCGTCGGCAAGCGGCTGGCGCTGGTCGACGACCAGCCTGGCGTGACCCGCGACCTGCGGGAGGGCGAGGCGAAGCTGGGCGACCTGCGGTTCACCGTGATCGACACGGCGGGCCTTGAGAACGCCAACGACGATTCCCTTCCGGCACGGATGCGGCGCCTGACCGAGCGGGCGGTGGACATGGCGGATGTCTGCCTGTTCCTGATCGACGCGCGGGCGGGCCTGCTGCCGGACGACCACGTCTTTGCCGAGATCCTGCGCAAGCGCGCCAAGCACGTCATCCTCGCGGCCAACAAGGCCGAGGGCTCTGCCGCCGACGCCGGTGTGTTCGAGGCCTTCGAGCTGGGTCTGGGCGAGCCGATCCGCCTGTCGGCGGAGCACGGCGAGGGGATGCCGGAGCTCTACTCGGTGCTGGCGCCGCTGGCGGACGGGTACGAGGAGGAGCGCGCCGACGACGCGCCGGAGGTGGATGTCGCCGTCTCCGAAGACGACGAGGACGACGACAGCGTGCCGGTTCCGACCCGCGCGCGGCCCCTGCAGATCGCCGTTGTGGGGCGCCCGAACGCGGGCAAGTCGACGCTGATCAACCAGATCATCGGCGAGGACCGGCTGCTGACCGGGCCCGAGGCGGGGATCACCCGCGACGCCATCTCTCTGACCCACGAGTGGGGCGGTGTGCCGATGCGGATCTTCGACACCGCGGGCATGCGCCGCCGGGCGAAGGTGCAGGAGAAGCTTGAGAAGCTGTCGGTCTCTGACGGCATCCGGGCGGTGAAGTTCGCCGAGGTGGTGGTCGTGCTGCTGGATGCGGCCATCCCGTTCGAGACGCAGGACCTGAAGATCGCCGACCTTGCGGAGCGCGAGGGGCGTGCCGTGGTCGTGGCGGTCAACAAGTGGGACATCGAGGGCGAGAAGCAGGAAAAGCTGAAGTGGCTGCGCGAGCAGTTCGAGCATGTCCTGCCGCAGCTCCGCGGCGCGCCGCTGGTGACGGTCTCGGCCCGGACGGGCAAGGGGCTGGACAAGCTGCAGGAAGCGGTGATGAAGGCCTACACGGTCTGGAATCGCCGCGTGTCGACCGGGCAGCTCAACCGCTGGCTCGAGGGCATGATCTCGCGCCATCCGCCCCCGGCGCCGCAGGGCCGCCGGATCAAGCTGCGCTACATGACGCAGGCGAAGACCCGGCCGCCGGGCTTCGTGGTGATGTGCTCGCATCCCGACAAGCTGCCTGAAAGCTATTCGCGCTACCTGGTGAACGGGCTGCGCGAGGACTTCGACATGCCGGGCACGCCGATCCGTCTGCACATGCGCGGGCAGGGCGACAAGAACCCCTACAAGGGCCGCCGGACGAAGAACGCGGGGGCGCTGAAGAAGCACCTCGGGTCGCTTCAGAAGAAGAAGGACTGA
- a CDS encoding tetratricopeptide repeat protein, protein MSDTDSFIDEVTEEVKRDRLFAMMKRYGWIAVVIVLLLVGGTAWREYQISSRESAAQAFGDSVLDAMDANDAAAQAAALEELSSDTPSARAVLEMLTADAEQSAGETAAAVERLQAVAADAEVPNIYRQIASYKAMTLGAEVLSVEERRAGLEALAVPGQPLRLLAEEQLALVEVETGEREAALTRLQGMLDDSEITAGLRRRASQLIVALGGDLPES, encoded by the coding sequence GTGAGCGACACCGACAGTTTCATCGACGAGGTGACCGAAGAGGTCAAACGCGACCGGCTGTTCGCGATGATGAAGCGCTATGGCTGGATCGCGGTGGTGATCGTGCTGCTGCTGGTCGGCGGCACCGCCTGGCGCGAATACCAGATCTCGAGCCGGGAGTCGGCTGCGCAGGCCTTTGGCGACAGCGTGCTGGACGCCATGGACGCGAACGACGCCGCGGCGCAGGCCGCCGCTCTGGAAGAGCTGTCTTCGGACACGCCCTCGGCGCGCGCCGTGCTGGAAATGCTGACCGCCGATGCGGAGCAGTCCGCAGGCGAGACGGCGGCGGCGGTCGAGCGTCTGCAGGCCGTGGCCGCGGACGCGGAGGTGCCCAACATCTACCGCCAGATCGCCAGCTACAAGGCGATGACGCTGGGCGCGGAGGTGCTGTCGGTCGAGGAGCGGCGTGCCGGGCTCGAGGCGCTGGCCGTGCCGGGACAACCGCTGCGTCTGCTCGCCGAAGAGCAATTGGCGCTGGTCGAGGTCGAGACGGGTGAGCGGGAAGCCGCCCTCACGCGGCTTCAGGGGATGCTCGACGATTCCGAGATCACCGCGGGCTTGCGTCGCAGGGCAAGTCAGTTGATTGTGGCTCTGGGCGGCGACCTGCCGGAGAGCTGA